One genomic segment of Aythya fuligula isolate bAytFul2 chromosome 5, bAytFul2.pri, whole genome shotgun sequence includes these proteins:
- the UNC93B1 gene encoding protein unc-93 homolog B1, with the protein MEEDPSCCQDAAKLAAGEGLGAEVQLDDVVGTHPEYNEEEEEQKYFRRKRLGVVKNVLAASLAATLTYGVYLGLLQMQLILHYDETYREVKYSNMELEDIDRKVLMGINVTPVAALLYTPVLIRFFGTKWTMFLAVGIYALFVSSNYWERYFTLVPSAVAIGVAIVPLWASVGHYITRMAQKYYEYANYKEEHVQEQRQAPRGACSTYVVVFQTIFYACFHLSFVCAQMPMLFFLNNYLYQLNHTLYGVKHCGTLSHGTLPGFNKTVLHSLPRSVNLIIVESVLMAAAFLAMLVVLLLCGSAYRPTEEIDLRSIGWGNIFQLPFKHMRDYRLRHLLPFFIYSGFEVLFVCTGFSLNYGVCALGLEKLAYLLMAYGFSASACSSLALCTLRLRRQCPLLAGAFVHAAILVTLFCWAPEPRRVVQAPLLYSIAVLWGMGSALNKTGISILLGMLYEDKERQDFVFTIYHWWQALAIFTVYLWSGLPMKAKLSIMLLALGLAAGSYLWMERKLAQRVAYRLPRIPRPRHKMKGYRYLEDDDSDETASEDEGASRRRDGDDEEEEEKDDHRHPAEADGGDELPKDERERMG; encoded by the exons ATGGAGGAagaccccagctgctgccaggatgCGGCCAAGTTGGCGGCGGGCGAGGGGCTGGGCGCCGAGGTGCAG CTGGACGACGTGGTGGGGACGCACCCCGAGTAcaacgaggaggaggaggagcagaaataTTTCCGCCGCAAGCGCCTCGGCGTGGTGAAGAACGTGCTGGCCGCCAGCCTGGCCGCCACGCTCACCTACGGCGTCTACCTGG GCCTGCTGCAGATGCAGCTCATCCTGCACTACGACGAGACGTACCGGGAGGTGAAGTACAGCAACATGGAGCTGGAGGACATCGACCGCAAGGTGCTGATGGGCATCAACGTCACGCCGGTGGCGGCGCTGCTCTACACGCCCGTCCTCATCCGCTTCTTCGGCACCAAGTGGACCATGTTCCTGGCCGTGGGGATCTACGCCCTCTTCGTCTCCAGCAACTACTGGGAGCGCTACTTCACGCTGGTGCCCTCCGCCGTGGCCATCGGGGTGGCCATCGTGCCCCTCTGGGCCTCCGTGGGCCACTACATCACGCG GATGGCACAGAAGTACTACGAGTACGCCAACTACAAGGAGGAGCACGTGCAGGAGCAGCGGCAAGCGCCGCggggtgcctgcagcacctaCGTCGTCGTCTTCCAGACCATCTTCTACGCCTGCTTCCAC CTGAGCTTCGTCTGCGCGCAGATGCCCATGCTCTTCTTCCTCAACAACTACCTCTACCAGCTCAACCACACGCTGTACGGGGTGAAGCACTGCG GGACGCTGAGCCACGGCACGCTGCCCGGCTTCAACAAGACGGTGCTGCACAGCCTGCCCCGCAGCGTCAACCTCATCATCGTGGAGAGCGTCCTGATGGCGGCCGCCTTCCTGGCCATGCTGGTG gtcctgctgctgtgcGGCTCGGCTTACCGGCCCACCGAGGAGATCGACCTGCGCAGCATCGGCTGGGGGAACATCTTCCAGCTGCCCTTCAAGCACATGCGGGACTACCGCCTccgccacctcctccccttcttcATCTACAGCGGCTTCGAGGTGCTCTTCGTCTGCACCGGCTTCTCCCTG AACTACGGCGTGTGCGCCCTggggctggagaagctggcGTACCTCCTCATGGCCTACGGCTTCTCCGCCTCcgcctgctccagcctggccctCTGCACGCTGCGCCTGCGGCGGCAGTGCCCGCTGCTGGCCGGAGCCTTCGTCCACGCCGCCATCCTGGTGACGCTCTTCTGCTGGGCACCCGAACCCCGGCGCGTGGTGCAGGCGCCACTGCTCTACTCCATAGCCGTGCTCTGGGGCATGGGCAGCGCCCTCAACAAGACCGGCATTAGCA TCCTCCTGGGCATGCTGTACGAGGACAAGGAGCGCCAAGACTTCGTCTTCACCATCTACCACTGGTGGCAGGCGCTGGCCATCTTCACCGTCTACCTGTGGTCGGGGCTGCCCATGAAG GCCAAGCTGTCCATCATGCTGCTGGCGCTGGGGCTGGCGGCCGGCTCCTACCTGTGGATGGAGCGCAAGCTGGCGCAGCGCGTGGCCTACCGCCTGCCCCGCATCCCCCGCCCGCGCCACAAGATGAAGGGCTACCGCTACCTGGAGGACGACGACTCCGACGAGACCGCTTCCGAGGATGAGGGGGCGAGCCGCCGCCGGGATGGTGacgatgaggaggaggaggagaaggacgACCACCGGCACCCGGCCGAGGCCGACGGCGGGGACGAGCTGCCGAAAGACGAGAGGGAGAGGATGGGTTAG
- the LOC116490156 gene encoding protein farnesyltransferase subunit beta-like, translating into MAGAWPRSPGGRRRLRDDGVRTHTSCEQSKVEDVVQEVFDAYKTNHHAAQLVLQREKHFHYLKRGLRQLSEAYECLDASRPWLCYWILHSLELLEEPIPDAVASDVCQFLSRCQSPHGGFGGGPGQHPHLAPTYAAVNALCIIGTEEAFGVIDRKKLLEYLQALKQPDGSFLMHIGGEVDVRSAYCAAAVASLTNILTPALFAGTAEWIARCQNWEGGIGGVPGMEAHGGYTFCGVAALVILKKEQLLNLRSLLHWVTSRQMRFEGGFQGRCNKLVDGCYSFWQAGLLPLLHHALHAQDDAALGMTRWMFDQAALQEYILLCCQCPAGGLLDKPGKSRDFYHTCYCLSGLAIAQHFGSGNLHQEVVLGVPENRLQPTHPVYNIHPEKVVKAVLHFSQQPVPGLEAAG; encoded by the exons ATGGCGGGAGCCTGGCCACGGAGccccggcgggcggcggcggctgcgggacGACGGCGTGAGGACACACACCTCCTGCGAGCAG AGCAAAGTGGAGGACGTCGTGCAGGAGGTGTTCGACGCCTACAAGACCAACCACCACGCCGCGCA ATTGGTGCTGCAGCGGGAGAAGCACTTCCACTACCTGAAGAGAGGCCTCCGGCAGCTGAGCGAAGCCTACGAG TGTCTGGACGCCAGCCGCCCCTGGCTCTGCTACTGGATCCTGCACAgcttggagctgctggaggagcccaTCCCCGACGCGGTCGCCTCTGA CGTCTGCCAGTTCCTGAGCCGCTGCCAGAGCCCCCACGGCGGCTTCGGGGGGGGCCCCGGGCAGCACCCCCACCTCGCCCCGACCTACGCCGCCGTCAACGCGCTCTGCATCATCGGCACCGAGGAGGCGTTCGGCGTCATCGACAG GAAGAAGCTCCTGGAGTACCTGCAGGCGCTGAAGCAGCCCGACGGCTCCTTCCTCATGCACATCGGCGGCGAGGTGGACGTCAG GAGCGCCTACTGCGCCGCCGCGGTGGCGTCGCTCACCAACATCCTCACCCCGGCGCTCTTCGCCGGGACGGCCGAGTGGATCGCGAG GTGCCAGAACTGGGAGGGAGGCATCGGTGGGGTGCCGGGCATGGAAGCCCACGGCGGGTACACCTTCTGCGGCGTGGCGGCGCTGGTTATCCTGAagaaggagcagctgctgaacCTGCGCAGCTTGCTG CACTGGGTGACCAGCCGGCAGATGCGCTTCGAGGGCGGCTTCCAGGGCCGCTGCAACAAGCTGGTGGACGGCTGCTACTCCTTCTGGCAGGCCgggctgctgcccctgctgcaccACGCGCTGCACGCGCAGG ACGACGCGGCGCTCGGCATGACGCGCTGGATGTTTGACCAGGCGGCGCTGCAGGAGTACATCCTCCTGTGCTGCCAGTGCCCGGCCGGCGGGCTGCTCGACAAGCCGGGAAA GTCCCGGGATTTTTACCACACCTGCTACTGCCTGAGCGGGCTGGCCATCGCCCAGCACTTCGGCAGCGGCAACCTCCACCAGGAGGTGGTCCTGGGCGTCCCCGAAAACCGCCTG CAGCCCACGCACCCCGTCTACAACATCCACCCGGAGAAGGTGGTGAAGGCGGTGCTGCACTTCTCGCAGCAGCCCGTGCCCGGCCTGGAGGCGGCGGGGTAA
- the MAX gene encoding protein max isoform X2, with the protein MSDNDDIEVESDEEQPRFQSAADKRAHHNALERKRRDHIKDSFHSLRDSVPSLQGEKASRAQILDKATEYIQYMRRKNHTHQQDIDDLKRQNALLEQQVRALEKARSSAQLQANYPSSDNSLYTNPKGSAISAFDGGSDSSSDSEPEEPQSRKKLRMEAS; encoded by the exons ATGAGCGACAACGACGACATCGAGGTGGAGAGCGAC GAGGAGCAGCCCCGCTTCCAGTCAGCG GCAGACAAACGAGCCCACCACAACGCGCTGGAGCGCAAGCGGCGGGACCACATCAAGGACAGCTTCCACAGCCTGCGGGACTCCGTGCCCTCCCTGCAGGGAGAGAAG GCATCCCGGGCCCAAATCCTGGACAAAGCCACAGAGTACATCCAGTACATGCGCCGGAAAAACCACACGCACCAGCAGGACATCGACGACCTCAAGCGGCAGAACGcgctgctggagcagcaag TGCGCGCCCTGGAGAAGGCCCGGTCGAGCGCCCAGCTGCAGGCCAACTACCCCTCGTCGGACAACAGCCTCTACACCAACCCCAAGGGCAGCGCCATCTCCGCTTTCGACGGCGGCTCCGACTCCAGCTCCGATTCGGAGCCCGAGGAGCCGCAGAGCAGGAAGAAGCTGCGCATGGAGGCCAGCTag
- the MAX gene encoding protein max isoform X1: MSDNDDIEVESDEEQPRFQSAADKRAHHNALERKRRDHIKDSFHSLRDSVPSLQGEKLQASRAQILDKATEYIQYMRRKNHTHQQDIDDLKRQNALLEQQVRALEKARSSAQLQANYPSSDNSLYTNPKGSAISAFDGGSDSSSDSEPEEPQSRKKLRMEAS, translated from the exons ATGAGCGACAACGACGACATCGAGGTGGAGAGCGAC GAGGAGCAGCCCCGCTTCCAGTCAGCG GCAGACAAACGAGCCCACCACAACGCGCTGGAGCGCAAGCGGCGGGACCACATCAAGGACAGCTTCCACAGCCTGCGGGACTCCGTGCCCTCCCTGCAGGGAGAGAAG CTACAGGCATCCCGGGCCCAAATCCTGGACAAAGCCACAGAGTACATCCAGTACATGCGCCGGAAAAACCACACGCACCAGCAGGACATCGACGACCTCAAGCGGCAGAACGcgctgctggagcagcaag TGCGCGCCCTGGAGAAGGCCCGGTCGAGCGCCCAGCTGCAGGCCAACTACCCCTCGTCGGACAACAGCCTCTACACCAACCCCAAGGGCAGCGCCATCTCCGCTTTCGACGGCGGCTCCGACTCCAGCTCCGATTCGGAGCCCGAGGAGCCGCAGAGCAGGAAGAAGCTGCGCATGGAGGCCAGCTag